TTCTGCTTTGTCCCTTTTCTGAAAATGTGCCAAGTACTTTTCTTTCAGATTCACTGAAAACGTGCTTCAGCAAAACAACACACAGCTTCCTCTTTTGCAGGCCTGTCAAACTCAGCATACAATGAACTAAATCTGAagattttaatgattaaatctgAATTGTGCTGTCACCAAATATCAAGTGCTTAACCTTGACTCCTTACTCACATATAAACCCAaagaccttgattaactggttcaggtgtttaattaaaacattaaacatacgaTGTCGGACCAAGAACCCCTTCTCTAAGAAAACAAAACCACTTCTTGTTTCTAGTGACACTTGTTGGTCTAACAGAGAAGTTAAAATAATTCAGCCACCAGTTTCACAGAActaaaatatgcaaatgtaataaCAAGAAAAAGGGCAGCTTTTCATATGCAGTTAATGGCAAAAATATTGTGATCTTCTTAAGGGTCTCCACTCactatgaaatgttattttgagtCTGACTAAAATGAATATTTGtcttctaaccctaaccctaatgcCACATAAACATTTTAGACTAAGTGAAATCATACCAGTCTGGTTTTTACAGTACAGATCTAGATGTGACGGTGGGCCTGTGGACCACTCTGAAGTAGTATTAGAGATAGTGTGGATTTACTGGGTGCTTTTGGCATTTTTCAGACTTGGGAAAGTCTTATGCACTTACTCCCGGTGGTATGCACAAGTTCTCAAGAGACCAAGTGTGAGTATTGCAGGCCCTCTAGCTCAGacgtgtattttttatttaattttaacaattattgAAGTATCTGCCTTAAATATTGACttctaaataataattgtattatttttatattattattataataataataaaaaagatgtcCAATACACTTTAGAAATAGTACAAGGATTGAATATTCTTTTAGACTGTTGATCTGCTGTTCATTTCAGCAACATATCTGTTCACCCAGCTGGCCTCTGGATCTACACAGAACTGCAATTGTCTTAAacctgaatataaaaaaatatatatttaaatttttttaagagTGAGATTTTGCAGTTTGAAAAATGTTTGATGACACTCACACAATAAACTGTCGAGGACAGCTGCTGCTGCTCCAGTATGATTTCAGCCATTTCAGAGGAATCCTCACATTATTAGTTATGTTTACACAGTGGTATGTTTGCGCCACATCAAGGTAAACAGAAGCtgaaataatgagaaaaatataAGGTTTTCTCATCTATAATACTTTGGGAAAACTTTGCATAATATCTAATGTATTCCATTTCCAGCATAGTTTATCTTTATCATTGAAAGTCTAGCAGACTGAAAACCTCCACCATTAGGTGGCAGTATGACTACAGGACAGTACCATGAAGAACAGCGTCTGGGACAGTTGCTGCTGGTCCAGTAGTAAGATGTCACCAGTTTCAGATGAATCTTCAGGTTAGTGACCACTACACAGCACTTAGATTGTGCCGCTTCAAGTGCAATAGTAGATGAAATATGGAGAAGTCAAAAGTTTTCAGTTTGATCATTTCACcacattttaaatcactaaaTGCAACAAATGAAACTGCCATAAATAATctgaaaacaatacatttcatcttaattcaaaaaataaaataaaaaagagcactCATCTGCACAGAGCAGAAGATCACCAGGAACACCAAACACATCAGGCTTCTCATTGTTCAAGATGTTTCTTCACAATGACAGAAAGAATCTGTAGAAGTTCTGTAGAGCTTGAAGATCTCAGAGCTGTTGTGTCCAGAATAACGTCTGAGCACCCTCTTATATACATAGTCAGAGACATATTCCTCATAAAGACATTCATGTAAATCCATTTCTGAGTATTAGCATTGCACAGTGAGAGttgttttaaaggggtcgtatgatgttgctaaaaagaacattattttgtgtatttggtgtaatgaaatgtgtttatggggtttaagattcacaaacacacattattttccacatactgtacattattctttctcgcctttctgaaacgcgccgatttttacaaagctcatcggtctgaaaagcgaggtgtgctctgatcgGCCAGCTATCCAGAGccttgtgattggccgaatacctcaagcgtgtgatggaaatgttacgcccctcaccatactgtgatgccgtgtcccggcgcgacgagacaaaaccaataaaacccattacaaatgaggtatttgttgcatcaagtggggacataattactgattataatgattgagactttagtctttgcaactttagggatcttatctattcacgaacatcttttaacactctaaagagaaaggaaaacttaaaatcgCTTCATATGACCTGTTTAAGCTCATCCTTTTCCTCgttctttttatgttttgctgCTCATATGAAAATGTGGCAACTTTTCTTTCagattcaaaaaatgaaaatatgcttcAGAAAAGCAACATACAACTTTCTATTTTTTTGGGCCTTCTTATGTTCAGcaataaatgtgaatgtgtgttatTTCAAATATGGACTGCATATTTTTATGTACtgctgtattcatttttttttaaattagtaataaAGGATTCATTTCAATGTTTTATATGGTGTGTATTTCAAGAAACTGGAtgaaagtattatattattatgtgtattttatttatcatgaCCAAGACAGAACAAATACTGTTTCTCCTGAAATTCAACATTTACATGAATTTAATTGTGTTCATGTTAAAGGTGTTCAAGAAAGCATGCATTATTATGAAAGATCACCATCAGAAgacaacttattttaaataaaaaaacattacaatgtaACCTCATATttgtatacacaaacacaaaaaacatttttcattcaacTGGTATAAACAGAaagataatttaaacaaaataaatataaattataaaaatatattcaagagtaataaaagcataataaacCTCCCTACAGAAATTGAAGAATAAGTAATGCCTTTTCCCATGAAATCCTGAACAAGATTTGTAGACCGTTGTGCTCAGATTGTGTGTTCAGTAGTATTTAATAGTAAGGCAAACAAGCAAACACAACCACAGCATAGGCAACACCAGACAACCAAGCCAAACTGGGAGAATAAATAGCCAGGAACTAACGAGATAATGAATGAGATACCAGGTGAACAAAATGATTAATCAAACTAACTGAGGAACTAGGACAAATGGGCAAACAAGGAAGACAGCaccaaaacacaaagaaacatgGGCAAAACAGAAAATAACCCTGACTTCAGCCATCGTCCAGCAGGAGTCACCAGCCAGATCTCGCTGTCCAGTCCCACTCAAAACCCCTTTATAAGCACAGTGTCATCGCAGATGTTCAGCTGGTGCTGATGAACAACTCACATATACCTCCAGGTCTCTTCCtctttggaaataaaaaaaattgtagccCTGTTGGGCTTAGAAAAGTTCCCACATTACAGATAATTTCCCCTTTCATTTCTATGGTCTGTCATGAACGTGATGAAGAAGATATGAGACTAATAAGAATAATGAACCTTATAAGATAATTATTAGGTATAAAGTTTATAGAGCTAGTTTTTACAAGAAATAAGTAATCAGAGTTATTGTGAATGAAATAAATGGTGTTTCATCATATACGTAAGtttagtatggaaaaaaaaagctttctctcACATTCATAACTTTTCCTAATGTTCACTGCTTTTTGTATTGTGTCACATTTGCATCTCTTTATTGTAAAGCACAGTAAAGAATATTTTGGTTAAGATCAGCCTTGCTTGTACAAAATGATTGATGATGATTTTTAAGCATTGATAATGTAACATTTGTTGATTAATTTTAACAAACCAGTTTTCTTCACTTTGCATTTGATCCATATTAGATtgcaataaaatgatttattaatgaagagGTGACTGAATAAACACCCATAAAAAACACGTGTTTGTAAATATCTTTTTGAAGCATTTACAGTTATATGAATTAATTGTATGTTACAAGGATTAGCACAAGTGTCTCTGTTGTCTACAAGAAACTTGTGTAACAATGGAATGGATTTGAACGCTGAatcttacttttttatatttatttattagatttttcatgtttcataTTTCTTTACTAGATGTTTTGTATCCCACATCTACACGCACTACTGacctttaaataaaactaaagtaagTTTAAATACAATCTAAATAAAGACTAAATATTAAAtccttaaaaggaaaaaaaaattacatgacgataattttatcattaatttatattttattaaaaaagctggatttatttacatacattattTGTAGAATACATATTCATATACACATCAGAAATATGGTTTAATATACACAGAATGAAATGCAGagaacagaatagaaaaatagaaaaagtgtAGCTTCTTTTAGACTGGAAGGCTCTGAGTCTTTGCTGTAGTAGCAGTTGTCGATGCAGCAGAAGTTGATTCTGTAGCAGTCGTTTTTGTAGCATTTGTTGTTGATCTAGCATTAGATTCTGTAGCAGTTGTTGTTGTAAAATTAGTTTCTGTAgcagtttttgttcttttgtccACTTTAGCAACATGGCCGCTCACCCAGGTGGTCTCTGGATCAATGCAGAACTCTTTCCCTGCTTTTGTCTTAAACCTGAAGGGAAAcacataaacatgatttaagtcaAAGACTTCAGAAGAGTGTCTTATTGATGTTTACTTTctagtttgaaaatgaaataatagCTAAGATGATACTCACACAATAGCGCGTCTGGGACAGCTGCTGCTGGTCCAGGAGtatgatgtcaccattttcacaGGAATCTTCACATTACTGAACTCTCCACAACACTTAGATTGTGCCGCATCAATTGAATGGAGAGCTGAAATATGTAGATATGCGAaatatcaaaaatctgtattCATAcaaaaaatcataagaaaaatgttttcaagAAGATTATAAGGtgttataacaatatttttaaatgaccaaatgcAACAAATGCAACTTCAACTTCCATAAATATTCTGAAAACAATAAATTTTGTCTTAATTCAAAAAAGAGCACTCACCGCTTGAAGTCACCTGCATACAGCAGAAGATCACCAGGAACAGCAAACACATCAGGCTTCTCATTCTTCAAGATGTTTCTTCACAATGACAGAAAGAATCTGTAGAAGTTCTGTAGAGCTTGAAGATCTCAGAGCTGTTGTGTCCAGAATAACGTCTGAGCACCCTCTTATATGCATAGTCACAGACATATTCCTCATAAAGACATTCATGTAAATCCATTTCTGAGTATCAACATTGCAGAATCAGAACTGTTTTTAGCTCTTCCTTTTTTCTCATCCTTTTTCTGCTTTCTGCCCATGTAAGAGAGTTGAAGGTACTTTTCTTTCAAGTTCACTGAAAATGTGCTTCAGGAAAACAACACACAGCTTCCTTTTTTTCAGTGATTAAAGGGGACAGGGGcttgaatttttatttgaactaaaatatgCACAAGTAAGGGGAAAAGGgcagctgtttttttcttttcatttagtgagaaaaaaaaagtgtgatttacTTGGGAGCCAGACTTTCACTTTAAATCACTTTATGTCAGTATATGTCAGAATAAAAAAGTGTGATTTAATTGAtagttatccttttttttttttttctttttttttggactaaaAGAAACTTTTCTCTGGAAACATCCGGAGATCCTCAAGGTCCTATGAGTAACAATAAAGACAATAAGACAATATGAGTTTTAGGATACAATTACAATGCAAACAGTCCATTGCAAATCTTGTAATCTTACAGTCGACAAGAATTTTTAGCATGGTTTTATCATCTATAATACTTTGGGAAAACTTTGCATAATAtctaatgcagtggttctcaaaactGTCCTGGGGGACTCCTagtcctgcacattttgtacagtatgtctcccttatttaacagTCCTGATTGGTGAAATTGGATGTGTCTGatgataagggagacatacaaaatgtgcagggctaggattactccaggacaggtttgagaaccactgttttatcAGACTGGAAACTTCCACCATTAGATGGCAGTATATGACTGCAGGACAGTACCATGAAGAACATAGTATAAGGattactccaggacaggtttgagaaccactgttttataACCCTTGACAGGGTGTTCAGGACCCCGACAGAAGCATTATCTcacttattacacggctacttgccacataagtaaataattagacatgaaatattgatttgacagcagttgcgagcaagcggcaaattcaaactaaacagtCATTTAAGGGAAACtgtgcagtcaaaccacttattacacaacatttcaacacaaaaataattaaggcaataaaagatttaagacaaaaatgttttaaaatcttaccagtttgttagttatcttataattcattacagcgtacaaaacaattgtagcaaaatggcagcagctgcgtttgtatgaaacgagtgcgagtccgcgataccaggaggacataataaaataatcgtacaccattttgaattaagttttaatattttattagctaaacaaacgcaaagcttccaccaagaaaaactgttccaagcaagagtacagcaccgactgctgttacccggatgagcctgtgttattagcttttacaggttgttatccaaaTTATAACATACTttggaatgtcgcgactgaccaatcagaatcaagtattccacagagccgtgtaataacaaaatctatatactaaatatatatgtattccACGGAAATATGTTACTAAAACAGATTCGGTTATACTCATTTTTATACAGTTCATTAGTCTGActgagatatattaaaaaaatgctttatttcatgagatatacatttgaataaaattttatatgaCTGTATGCAACAGAGGATAAAAACATTACCACATTATGATCATCATTGATATTCTGTTAAAAAAACTGAACCCAATCACATAAAttattctgtaaataaaatattttatatacaaattggAAACAACACAAGGTTTGAATATACAATATGAAATGCACAGTTCAAATAGAAGCAGTGTAGCTTCTTTTAGACTGTTGTTCTTTTGTCCACTTTAGCAATATGACCGTTCACCCAGGGGGTCTCTGGATCAACACAGAACTCTCTCCCTGCTTTTGTCTGAAATCTGATGGGAAAGACACAGAAATAAGATTTAGgtcaaagtttgtttttttttgtttttaatgtattgttttttttgtctgtctttgcTTTTTTATGATGAGTTATTgttgatgaaaataaatatattttttttttttttttgtttatttattttatttttttaatgaagtggCTTTACAGTTTTGAAATGAGATAATGTTTATGATACTCAAGATTGTGCTGAATCAATTGAAATGACAGCTAAAATGTGGAGAAATGAGACAAAAGGTTTCAATTTGATCATGTCACAACATTTTAAATCACCAAATGCAACAAATGAAACTGccataaaaatttttaaaatgatccTTTTTGTCTTAATtgaaaaattaagataaaaaagaGCACTCACTGCTTGAAGTCATCTGCACAGAGCAGAAGATCACCAGGAACAGCAAACACATCACAATGACAGAAAGAATCAGTAGAAGTTCTGCAGACCTTGAAGATCTCAGAGCTGTTGTGTCCAGAATAACGTCTGAGCACCCTCTTATATACATAGTCACAGACATATTCCTCATAAAGATATTCATGTAAATCCATTTCTGAGTATCAACACTGCAGAATGAGAGGTGTTTTTAGCTCTTCCTTTTTTCTCATCCTTTTCTGCTTTGTCGCTCATCTGAAAAATCAACGTGATCTCATGAGAATACGTGTGTATTTTTACGTTAAGTGTGGTTCTACCACACGTGCATTTACTTATgttttcatacacaaaaaaatgtacaacCTTGACGTATTTATAGCACTAAAACGTACAAATACTTACATATTAGCAGCTAAAAAACGTAAATCATCTAACATAAAGTGTGAATGTAAATGAATTcccatgtattaatattaaaatcgtAGCTTTAATGACTTAAATCTGTTGTATTCAATTGTCATATCAAAACAAGTTTTTAGTTGAATTTATTGAAAGCAGTTTACTCATCTACTTTACAggaaataacatttcagttcctGCTCCAAACTCGTTTCGGGGGATtacataatgttaaacaagactACACGTTTTGTGTCTTTTAAAGTTACGTATTAATAACTACGTATTAACAATGAGACCAGGCTGGAAAAATTGTgccaaatactttttttcagattcCTTGAAAACGTGGACAACAACACACAACTTCCTCTTTTGCAACTTCCTCTTCAAGCCCAGCATTCAATTAACTAAATCTGAagattttaatgattaaatctgAATTGTGCTGTCACCAAATATCAAGTGCTTAACCTTGACTCCTTACTCACGTATAAACCCAaagaccttgattaactggttTAGGTTTGTTTAATTAAAGCACTAAACTTAAGGAGCATCAGAAACAGGAGCGAGAACCCTTGCTCTAAGAAAACACAACCACTTCTGTTCTCTAGAGATACTTGTGATCTAATAGAGAAGTTATAATAATTCAGCAACCAGTTAAACTGATTCACAgaactgaaatatgaaaatataataacagGAAAAGGACAGCTTCTCTTTTGCAGTAAGTGTCTAGGACAGATGATGCTGGTCCAGTAGTAAGAAGTCCCCTGTTTCAGAGAAATCTTCACATTAGTGATCTCTCCACAGCACTTTGATTGTGCCGCTTCAAGTACTTAAACTGAAATATCCCAAATTTGAAAAAATCTTATGCATCTGTTTGTTCATGCACAAATAAAGACAAAGGTTTTTGAGAATATTggtatatattttcaaatcacCAAGTGCAACACTAAATTGCAACAAGTAAAACTAAGAGCTACCTAAATAAtctgaaaataagtctttaacAAAAAGAGCCCTCAAGGTCATCTGCTCAGAGCAGAAGAGCACCAGAAACAGCAGACATCATGCTTCTCAGTCTTCAATGAACAATGAATCAAAAAGAAGTTCAGCAGAGCTTTCTGTTACGAAGTTACAAAAGCATGAATAAAATAGTACATTAgcgttttcatttagtttatttcagtgtCCCTTTTTATCCCAATCAATCATTTAGAATCaatatcaaaattattcaaattctATTTCCTCTacactttattacatttacattgccttctttagtttacatttaaatgcttaaCAGATTTGGTATTAACAAGTATTTCAGTATTATTCAATTCAACTGTTCaactatatttctttttaattgctttgaTACATTTCTCAAATCATCCTTAACATTTACAAACCAgcaagtgcatttctcaaaataattaataaagaggAGTCTCTGGAAATTTCTAAAGATCCATCTGGAGATCTACAAGATCATTTTAGAAACTCACAAGACAACATGAGTTTCTTAGGAACTTTctgtaaattttcttttttattgatttttgttttagaatACGGTTATAATGCAAATAGTCCATTACAAATTGTAATCTTGTAATCTTATAGTTACAGTTAACAAGAATTTTTAGCATGGTTTTATCATCTATTATACTTTGGGGAACTTTTGCATAATATCTTATGTATTCCAGCATAGTTTAATCTTTTAACTTTATCGTTGAAAGTCTATCAGACTGAAAACTTCCACCATTAGATGGCAGTATATGACTGCAGGACAGTACCATGAAGAAAAGTATCAAAAGTTATATACTGTCAAAATGTAATCCTTCTAATTCTATTAACACTAAGTATAGAGTGTTTTAGTGTTTACATGAGAAGGGAAATGTATTGCtacaacagatttgtttttagaCATATAGAAAATCCATGATAGCCTGaccttaatatttaaaacaaatgctttgtttcttcATGATacacacatttgaataaaatgttttaaacctgtatgtaatagagaataaaaacattactacattatgataattttatcattgatattttattaaaacaactgaACCCAATCACATAAATTATtctgtacataaaatattttatatacacaacgGAAATAGCACAAggtttaaatatacaatatgaaatgcacattttaaatagaaacagtGTAGCTTCTTTTAGACTGTGAGACTCTTAGTTTGTGCTTTTGTAGCAGTTGTTGTTCTTTTGTCCACTTCAGCAACATGACTCTTCACCCAGGGGGTCTCTGGATCAACACAGAACTCTCTCCCTTTAATTGTCTTAAACCTGAGAGGAAAGACACAAAATAAGATTTAGATCAAAGTTTGTTTAATGGAGTATCTAATTCagattgtcttttattttaagcCTGAGAGGAGAGAC
The DNA window shown above is from Cyprinus carpio isolate SPL01 chromosome B25, ASM1834038v1, whole genome shotgun sequence and carries:
- the LOC109111488 gene encoding uncharacterized protein LOC109111488, which translates into the protein MRSLMCLLFLVIFCSVQMTSSTPISLEAVQSKCCGEFSNVKVPLKLVTSYYRTSSSCFKIDLKLIVVFKTIKGREFCVDPETPWRVLRRYSGHNSSEIFKVCRTSTDSFCHCDVFAVPGDLLLCADDFKQMRSLMCLLFLVIFCCMQVTSSALHSIDAAQSKCCGEFSNVKIPVKMVTSYSWTSSSCPRRAIVFKTKAGKEFCIDPETTWVSGHVAKVDKRTKTATETNFTTTTATESNARSTTNATKTTATESTSAASTTATTAKTQSLPV